The following are from one region of the Fusarium keratoplasticum isolate Fu6.1 chromosome 4, whole genome shotgun sequence genome:
- a CDS encoding Condensin complex subunit 1 translates to MDTIDFDLNDALKHYMSDPASIATPEAHSALFDCENDPEALTNPVVNSVLNPIVDAVADNPDAIMRASHMDSLQFLLKLAPISLHPSSPEPTSLGRDSELVETPRYTAHLPTHALSKIFDLIMSGLSAEADSVHSDIDSPDEQDSVPHHKKLLEIYAFLLQWTIAAVETKAAEKSSAVPASRGRGKPKKGAAKDKEAAWDSATQLQAALEIMCKVLKLKLSKIFLTTSERDTFIGLLTRPVYMVLESEQRVKATTIRMHCFKVLCIAVKHHGHAYAAQINIIQNLTYFEHLSEPMAEFLHILAETYDYPQLADEVLREISNKEFNSNDTRGPKSVSSFIAKLSELAPRLVIKQMTMLAKQLDSESYTLRCALIEVCGNMVAYLSKQDERSENHKSQLNAFFDVLEERFLDINPYCRCRTLQVYMKLCELAQKFPKRRQKAAELACRSLEDKSSNVRRNAIKLLGTLIKTHPFTVMHGAQLSRKEWQARLDKVEEELNALKPPPGMPGFGGDQANTTVDNELLDEATQIGSPEKPKPMTEEEKVAAIKKAQEEAATSEAIEKLTLTRRYYNEALKFIDVIHEATGTICQLLGSRNKSEVIEAIDFFEVGDAYNIEQNKDGIRRMLRLIWTKGNSDEGKGVQAHLIDCYRRLFFEAPDSFSPNDAANYIARNMISLTSGATPAELTSLEQLLATMMKGGMIPEVVITKLWQVYGVQKREISRTQRRGAIIILGMLATANPEIVVGEIETMLRTGLGAHGRNDLQLAKYTCIALRRINPTGRQAKDSPIKFSRLPNDHAVSARLAAITDVPSDSKEWYGVAEQAINAIYAIAKHPDTLCSDIIRHKTRQVFGQPQSRPGSRPGSRPGSRDETKPIPAADHTVTQNEKPKKRDNAIALSQLLFIVGHVAIKQIVHLELCELDFKRRKQEKEKLAPAKSDKDKEDADELDLIGGTTEDDFTEAMAHIRERELLYGPNSLLAIFGPLVSEICANNTTYADKGLQAAATLCLAKLMCVSAEYCETNLPLLITIMERSPDATVRSNAVIALGDMAVCFNHLIDENTDFLYRRLADADTSVKRTCLMTLTFLILAGQVKVKGQLGEMAKCMEDDDRRIADLARMFFTELSTKDNAVYNHFVDMFSLLSAGGNMEEESFRRVVRFLLGFVEKDKHAKQLAEKLAARLSRCETERQWNDVAFALGILQHKNEEITKLVSEGYKMVQSAA, encoded by the exons atggataCAATCGACTTTGATCTCAACGATGCTCTCAAGCACTACATGTCAGACCCGGCGAGCATCGCCACGCCAGAGGCCCACAGCGCCCTGTTCGACTGCGAGAATGACCCCGAGGCGCTCACGAACCCTGTGGTCAACTCGGTGCTGAACCCCATTGTCGACGCCGTCGCCGACAACCCCGACGCAATCATGCGAGCCTCCCACATGGACTCGCTGCAATTCCTCCTCAAGTTAGCCCCCATTTCCCTTCACCCCTCCTCTCCCGAACCGACATCGTTGGGACGCGATTCTGAGCTAGTTGAAACTCCCAGATACACAGCACACCTCCCCACCCACGCCCTCAGCAAGATCTTCGACCTCATCATGAGCGGCCTGAGCGCCGAGGCCGACTCGGTCCACAGCGACATCGACTCGCCCGATGAGCAGGACTCGGTACCCCACcacaagaagctcctcgagataTACGCCTTTCTCCTGCAGTGGACTATTGCTGCTGTCGAGACAAAGGCGGCTGAAAAGTCCTCGGCGGTGCCTGCTTCCAGAGGACGTGgaaagcccaagaagggtgcggccaaggacaaggaggcaGCTTGGGATTCGGCCACACAGCTCCAGGCTGCCCTGGAGATTATGTGCAAGGTCCTGAAGCTCAAGTTGTCCAAGATCTTCCTCACCACAAGCGAGAGAGACACATTTATTGGACTCCTTACTCGGCCGGTCTACATGGTGTTGGAGAGCGAGCAGCGGGTAAAAGCCACGACCATCCGAATGCACTGCTTCAAGGTGCTCTGCATTGCTGTGAAGCACCACGGTCATGCATATG CGGCGCAAATCAACATTATCCAGAACCTCACGTACTTTGAACACTTGTCGGAACCCATGGCCGAGTTTCTACACATTCTGGCCGAGACATACGACTATCCCCAACTCGCTGACGAGGTCCTTCGAGAAATCAGTAACAAGGAGTTCAACTCCAACGATACACGAGGACCCAAGTCTGTCTCTTCTTTCATCGCCAAGTTGTCCGAACTGGCCCCACGCCTGGTGATCAAGCAGATGACAATGCTCGCAAAGCAACTGGATAGCGAG TCTTATACCCTTCGTTGCGCCCTCATTGAAGTCTGTGGAAACATGGTCGCCTATCTCAGCAAGCAGGACGAACGCAGCGAGAACCACAAGTCTCAACTCAACGCATTCTTTGATGTTTTGGAAGAGCGCTTCCTTGATATTAACCCATACTGTCGATGCAGAACTCTCCAGGTCTATATGAAACTGTGCGAGCTTGCTCAGAAGTTCCCCAAGCGTCGTCAAAAGGCTGCCGAGCTCGCCTGCCGAAGTCTGGAGGACAAGAGCAGCAACGTGAGGAGAAATGCTATTAAGCTGCTTGGCACCCTCATCAAGACCCATCCTTTTACTGTCATGCATGGCGCTCAACTATCAAGAAAGGAATGGCAGGCTCGCTTGGACAaggtcgaggaagagctgAACGCGCTAAAGCCACCCCCTGGCATGCCTGGCTTTGGGGGTGATCAGGCCAATACGACCGTTGACAATGAGTTGTTGGACGAGGCGACACAGATTGGTTCACCTGAGAAGCCTAAGCCAATgactgaagaagagaaggtgGCTGCTATCAAGAAGGctcaggaggaggctgccacGAGCGAGGCCATTGAGAAGCTCACCTTGACCAGGAGGTACTACAACGAAGCGCTCAAGTTTATCGATGTTATCCATGAAGCCACTGGCACCATctgccagcttcttggctcAAGAAACAAGAGCGAGGTCATTGAGGCTATCGACTTCTTCGAGGTTGGCGACGCCTACAACATTGAGCAGAACAAGGATGGCATCCGACGCATGCTTCGCCTTATCTGGACCAAGGGCAACAGTGATGAGGGCAAGGGAGTTCAGGCACACCTGATCGACTGCTACAGACGACTCTTTTTCGAGGCCCCTGACTCGTTCAGCCCCAACGATGCGGCCAACTACATTGCGCGGAACATGATCAGTCTCACATCTGGTGCTACGCCTGCTGAGCTCACGTCTCTTGAGCAACTACTTGCGACCATGATGAAGGGCGGCATGATTCCTGAGGTTGTCATCACCAAGCTGTGGCAGGTTTACGGTGTCCAGAAGCGCGAGATTTCTCGCACTCAGCGACGAggtgccatcatcatcttgggcATGTTGGCGACTGCGAACCCTGAGATTGTTGTTGGTGAAATCGAGACGATGCTGCGAACAGGTCTTGGAGCACACGGACGCAACGACCTCCAGTTAGCCAAGTACACCTGCATTGCTCTGAGGAGAATCAACCCCACAGGGCGACAGGCAAAGGATTCGCCCATCAAGTTTTCTCGTCTGCCCAATGACCACGCTGTGTCGGCCAGATTGGCTGCCATCACCGATGTGCCTTCGGACAGCAAGGAGTGGTATGGAGTCGCAGAGCAGGCCATCAATGCCATCTatgccatcgccaagcaccCCGATACCCTCTGCTCAGATATCATCCGACACAAGACACGACAAGTCTTTGGTCAACCACAGTCTCGACCAGGTTCACGACCCGGGTCCCGACCTGGATCTCGAGATGAAACCAAGCCTATCCCTGCCGCGGATCACACTGTCACCCAGaacgagaagcccaagaagcgcGACAACGCCATTGCCTTGTCGCAGCTTCTCTTCATCGTTGGACACGTTGCCATCAAGCAGATCGTTCACCTTGAGCTTTGCGAACTTGACTTCAAGCGCAGAaagcaggagaaggagaagcttgcACCAGCCAAGTccgacaaggacaaggaggatgcCGACGAGCTGGACCTGATTGGAGGCACAACAGAGGATGACTTTACAGAAGCTATGGCTCATATTCGTGAGCGCGAGCTTTTGTACGGTCCCAACTCACTGTTGGCCATATTCGGTCCTCTTGTTTCTGAGATCTGCGCCAACAACACTACATATGCCGACAAGGGTCTTCAGGCCGCCGCGACATTGTGTCTTGCGAAGCTCATGTGTGTGTCTGCTGAATACTGCGAGACCAACTTGCCTCtgctcatcaccatcatggaGCGCTCGCCTGACGCGACGGTGCGATCTAACGCAGTGATTGCTCTGGGAGATATGGCGGTTTGCTTCAACCACCTGATTGATGAAAACACCGATTTCCTGTACCGTCGTCTGGCAGACGCCGATACGTCGGTCAAGCGTACATGTCTGATGACGCTGACTTTCCTGATCCTGGCTGGtcaggtcaaggtcaagggtcAGCTCGGTGAGATGGCCAAGTGcatggaggatgatgatcgCAGAATTGCAGACTTGGCACGGATGTTCTTCACTGAGCTCAGCACCAAGGACAATGCTGTGTACAACCACTTTGTGGACATGTTCAGTCTACTGAGTGCCGGCGGTAAcatggaggaagagagcTTCCGCCGGGTTGTGAGATTCTTGCTCGGCTTTGTCGAGAAG GATAAACATGCCAAGCAACTGGCCGAGAAGCTTGCGGCGCGTCTCAGCCGATGTGAGACGGAGCGACAGTGGAACGATGTCGCGTTTGCGCTGGGCATTCTACAGCACAAGAACGAGGAGATCACAAAGTTGGTGTCTGAGGGTTACAAGAT
- a CDS encoding Protein kinase domain-containing protein, translating into MAATAPHHHDRQFEIHEDIRTEDTEMMVEEERTEEAGPNEEDEHVQHSHVHQHHHMQHHNPQQHHHVQQQTHAVQEEEEERVEESSEDEAVDRGVQEDMDKLQSDFPGFRNRYRLIKRIGEGTFSTVYKAEDIMYDHYDNSWDYEDDSSKWTPPPNAKPSSPVQRPRRKARYVAIKKIYVTSSPSRILNELELLHDLRQCPSVCPLITAFRHTDQVVAILPYFRHGDFRAYFRDMTIPEISIYLRELFTALKSVHDHKILHRDIKPTNFLYDPTTQRGVLVDFGLAEREGSDNKPCLCNESREVRKHRQANSVWAQNSTNPQPGYPKSDTRSSRRANRAGTRGFRAPEVLFKCTEQKTSIDIWSAGVILLTIMSKRFPFFNSADDVDAMIEIATIFGSKRMKAAGLLHGCVFETSLPTIGQGGFSMEKIILWSTCRGEDKPLTPDEKMAISFLESCMELDPGRRITAEEALRHDFLQLGEVESDKRYYDQESADQY; encoded by the exons ATGGCTGCCACAGcgcctcatcatcatgacaggCAGTTCGAGATCCACGAGGACATAAGGACGGAGGACacggagatgatggtggaaGAAGAGCGGACCGAAGAGGCTGGACCAAACGAAGAGGACGAACATGTTCAACACAGCCATGtgcatcaacatcatcacatGCAGCACCACAATCCgcaacaacatcaccatgTTCAGCAACAAACACATGCCGtccaggaagaggaggaagagagagtaGAGGAATCTTCTGAggatgaagctgttgatCGCGGTGTTCAAGAAGACATGGACAAGCTACAGAGCGACTTCCCTGGCTTCCGCAATCGGTACCGTCTGATCAAGCGCATCGGTGAAG GAACATTCTCGACCGTgtacaaggccgaggacatcATGTATGACCACTACGACAACAGTTGGGACTACGAAGACGACTCGTCAAAGTGGACGCCACCTCCAAACGCAAAGCCAAGCAGCCCTGTTCAGCGACCCCGTCGTAAGGCACGATACgtcgccatcaagaagatctACGTCACCTCCAGCCCTTCCCGAATCCTCAAcgagctcgagctcctccACGACCTCCGCCAATGCCCCTCCGTCTGCCCCCTGATCACCGCCTTCAGGCACACCGACCAGGTCGTCGCCATCCTCCCGTACTTTCGTCACGGGGATTTCCGCGCCTACTTCCGCGACATGACCATTCCTGAGATCTCTATATACCTCCGCGAGCTCTTTACCGCTCTCAAGAGTGTACACGACCACAAGATCCTCCACCGAGATATCAAGCCCACCAACTTCCTCTACGACCCTACCACCCAACGAGGTGTCCTCGTCGATTTTGGCCTCGCCGAACGAGAAGGTTCCGATAACAAGCCCTGTCTCTGTAACGAGAGCAGGGAAGTGCGCAAACACCGCCAGGCCAACTCAGTGTGGGCGCAAAACTCGACAAACCCCCAGCCGGGCTACCCCAAGTCCGATACTCGATCCTCCCGCCGTGCCAACCGTGCAGGAACTCGAGGTTTCCGAGCCCCTGAAGTTCTGTTCAAGTGCACAGAGCAAAAGACGTCCATTGACATCTGGTCCGCGGGTGTTATTCTCCTCACCATCATGTCGAAGCGTTTCCCCTTTTTCAACTCGGCCGACGACGTGGACGCCATGATTGAGATAGCAACCATTTTTGGCTCCAAGCGCATGAAGGCTGCGGGTCTCCTACACGGATGCGTCTTTGAGACCAGCCTTCCCACAATTGGCCAAGGCGGTTTCTCCATGGAGAAGATCATCCTCTGGAGCACATGTCGAGGAGAGGATAAGCCTCTGACGCCGGATGAAAAGATGGCTATTAGCTTTCTGGAATCTTGCATGGAGCTGGATCCTGGTAGGAGGATAACGGCAGAGGAAGCGTTGAGGCACGACTTCCTACAGCTTGGAGAGGTTGAGAGTGACAAGAGGTATTATGACCAAGAGTCGGCTGACCAATATTAA
- a CDS encoding 60S ribosomal protein L27a: protein MPTRLSKTRKHRGHVSAGKGRIGKHRKHPGGRGLAGGQHHHRTNMDKYHPGYFGKVGMRYFHKQQNHFWKPVINLDKLWSLVPTETRDAYVSGEKKDTVPVLDLLPLGYSKVLGKGRLPEIPLVVRARWVSRLAEKKITEAGGVVELVA, encoded by the exons ATGCCTACCCGTTTGTCGAAGACCCGCAAGCA TCGCGGCCACGTTTCCGCCGGTAAGGGCCGTATCGGCAAGCACCGCAAGCACCCCGGTGGTCGTGGTCTTGCCGGTGgtcagcaccaccaccgcaCCAACATGGACAAG TACCACCCCGGTTACTTCGGTAAGGTTGGTATGCGATACTTCCACAAGCAGCAGAACCACTTCTGGAAGcccgtcatcaacctcgacaag CTGTGGTCCCTCGTCCCCACCGAGACCCGTGACGCCTACGTCTctggcgagaagaaggacacCGTCCccgtcctcgacctcctccccctcggCTACTCCAAGGTCCTCGGCAAGGGCCGCCTCCCCGAAATCCCCCTGGTCGTCCGCGCGCGGTGGGTGAGCCGtctggctgagaagaagatcaccGAGGCCGGCGGTGTTGTTGAGCTTGTGGCATAG
- a CDS encoding ATP-dependent DNA helicase CHL1 yields the protein MIDMAQTDVDDISKGLESLDFHHPYTPYDVQEQFMKTVYNVLETGNGQVGILESPTGTGKSLSLICASLTWLRNHKSNQFEKSIQESAEAYKDEPPWLVEQLLRRKREELVGRWEEREKRLEALRLKEKAQEERARKRRRVDESGPYHRSRVEDEDAEWLLDDPDDRDTGPQDALSGLSKESRDILASIGLGGPIKPEEEDDLMEEQIKIYYTSRTHSQLSQFIAELRRPTFPPSLPTSLAKDEESKTEAVKLVPLSSRQRLCINPQVSRLGSVQAINDRCAELQQPKSGKKCPFVPKEDLLSQTHQFRDSALATLPDIEDMHHLGKSLSVCPYYASRTALPGAEIITLPYPLLLQKSARDALGVKLEGSVVIIDEAHNIMDAVANVHAAEIRLSDLRRGRGMLGVYVKRFGKKLKGVNRVNVGRVGRVIEGLSEWMDGALKFKQEHGIVDPNDLTRPKGIDQINMFELIQYIQESKLAFKIESYASHVENEEAPTKTPKSTTPVLHTLVSFLVALTNLSSEGRIFYQKIKGGAPDIQLSYLLLSPTHAFSSIASSARAVVLAGGTMSPFDDYKDHLFPSLEPEKVTTLSCGHVIPPENLCVWTLASSRPGMPPFEFSFQRRSDPEMITQLGLAILNLCSLVPDGVVIFFPSYGYLDEVVAAWQKSQGANAQPIWERLGSRKALFKETRGASSDEVLQEYTNAIQGEGSNGKGALLLSVVGGKMSEGINFSDRLGRCVIVIGLPYPNIASPDWKAKIEYIETTTQTNLTAQGTSKEEATSRAKQAARDFYENACMRAVNQSIGRAIRHRGDYAAIVLVDRRYGTDRIRGKLPGWIRGGLVGDSHEKGLGGLMGAVGGFFRGKRSKAQ from the exons ATGATCGATATGGCGCAAACAGACGTTGATGATATTTCCAAGGGCTTGGAAAGCCTCGACTTTCATCATCCTTATACGCCTTACGATGTCCAGGAGCAGTTCATGAAGACAGTTTACAATGTCTTGGAGACAGGCAACGGTCAGGTCGGGATCCTGGAGAGTCCAACTGGCACT GGCAAGTCTCTTTCACTCATTTGTGCATCCCTGACATGGCTACGAAATCACAAGTCAAATCAGTTTGAGAAGTCCATACAGGAATCCGCAGAGGCATACAAAGATGAACCACCCTGGCTTGTCGAGCAACTCCTCCGACGAAAGCGAGAAGAGCTTGTCGGTCGCTGGGAAGAACGAGAGAAGCGCCTTGAAGCTCTTCGACTCAAAGAAAAGGCTCAAGAGGAACGAGCCCGGAAACGACGCCGTGTTGATGAATCTGGACCTTATCATCGATCGCGTGTGGAAGACGAAGATGCAGAGTGGCTACTGGACGACCCTGACGATCGTGACACTGGCCCCCAGGATGCACTCTCTGGTCTGAGTAAAGAGTCCAGGGACATTCTTGCGAGTATTGGACTGGGTGGTCCAATAAAgccggaagaggaagacgacCTCATGGAGGAACAGATCAAG ATCTACTACACCTCAAGAACACATTCCCAGCTATCGCAATTCATCGCCGAACTTCGCCGACCCACATTTCCGCCCTCACTTCCAACATCTTTagccaaagatgaagagtcGAAAACAGAAGCAGTCAAGCTTGTGCCGTTATCATCTCGTCAACGGTTATGTATCAATCCCCAAGTCTCTCGCCTTGGATCTGTTCAAGCAATCAACGACCGCTGCGCAGAACTTCAGCAACCGAAATCGGGAAAGAAATGTCCTTTTGTTCCCAAAGAGGATCTTCTCTCGCAGACACATCAGTTCCGCGACTCTGCGCTGGCTACTCTTCCGGATATCGAGGACATGCACCACCTTGGCAAGTCACTCTCTGTGTGTCCGTACTATGCCTCTCGGACTGCACTACCGGGCGCTGAAATAATCACGCTGCCGTATCCTCTTTTACTCCAGAAGAGTGCGCGAGACGCATTGGGAGTCAAGCTAGAGGGGAGTGTTGTGATCATCGATGAGGCGCATAACATCATGGATGCAGTTGCAAATGTTCACGCAGCCGAGATTCGGTTGAGCGATCTGCGAAGAGGACGCGGCATGCTGGGTGTATACGTGAAGAGGTTCGGCAAGAAGTTGAAAGGCGTCAATCGAGTCAACGTTGGAAGAGTCGGACGAGTCATTGAGGGACTCAGCGAATGGATGGACGGCGCTCTCAAGTTCAAG CAAGAACATGGGATCGTGGATCCAAACGATCTCACCCGACCAAAGGGAATTGATCAAATCAACATGTTTGAGCTGATACAGTACATCCAGGAATCGAAGCTCGCCTTCAAAATCGAGAGCTATGCCTCCCATGTCGAGAACGAGGAAGCGCCTACAAAAACCCCCAAATCGACCACTCCGGTGCTTCACACTCTGGTCTCATTTCTTGTCGCGCTCACGAATCTCAGCTCTGAGGGTCGAATATTCTATCAGAAGATTAAAGGAGGCGCTCCTGATATCCAGCTGTCCTACCTACTGCTATCCCCAACTCATGCATTCTCGTCCATTGCATCAAGCGCCCGGGCGGTGGTTCTCGCTGGTGGAACAATGTCTCCATTCGACGACTACAAAGATCACCTGTTTCCTTCATTAGAACCCGAAAAAGTGACAACACTGAGCTGCGGGCATGTCATTCCGCCTGAGAATCTCTGTGTGTGGACATTAGCATCATCGCGGCCGGGGATGCCGCCTTTTGAGTTTAGCTTTCAGAGGCGAAGCGACCCAGAGATGATTACGCAGCTGGGACTTGCGATTTTGAATCTCTGCTCTCTGGTTCCTGATGGCGTAGTCATCTTCTTTCCTAGTTATGGATATCTCGACGAGGTGGTTGCTGCGTGGCAAAAAAGTCAGGGAGCAAATGCGCAACCAATATGGGAACGATTGGGATCGCGCAAGGCATTGTTCAAAGAAACAAGAGGCGCATCAAGCGACGAAGTCCTTCAGGAATACACCAATGCCATCCAAGGCGAAGGGAGCAACGGAAAAGGTGCTCTTCTACTCAGCGTCGTCGGCGGCAAAATGTCAGAGGGCATCAACTTCTCTGACCGTCTCGGACGCTGCGTCATAGTCATCGGCCTACCCTATCCCAACATCGCATCCCCAGACTGGAAAGCAAAGATTGAATACATCGAGACGACGACGCAGACCAACCTCACAGCACAGGGCACGTCAAAGGAAGAGGCGACGAGCAGGGCCAAGCAGGCGGCAAGAGACTTTTATGAAAACGCCTGCATGAGGGCCGTCAACCAGAGCATCGGGCGTGCGATCCGGCACCGGGGCGACTACGCGGCGATTGTGCTCGTGGACCGGCGATACGGCACGGACAGGATCCGGGGGAAACTTCCGGGGTGGATCAGAGGGGGGTTGGTGGGGGACAGTCACGAGAAGGGTCTCGGAGGGTTGATGGGTGCTGTCGGAGGTTTCTtccgagggaagaggagcaagGCTCAGTAG
- a CDS encoding N-acetyltransferase domain-containing protein, whose amino-acid sequence MSSLHFRIATADDAPQLQQLIQAAFRAEDSRKDWVGDAELAANFCISVDEILPKITSPDSEMIMAFDDNGALAGTVGVFHRSDDLARLFYLAVDQTLHRGGLGRQVLEYAEGYCQRTWGVKKLGLDALTLRKELIAWYMRRGYVPTGEITPFPVDKLNGRALPEGLGFVEMEKEAKLEA is encoded by the coding sequence ATGTCCAGTCTCCACTTCCGCATCGCAACCGCGGACGATGCCCCTCAACTCCAGCAGCTGATTCAAGCTGCATTCCGCGCTGAGGACAGCAGGAAGGATTGGGTGGGAGATGCAGAGCTCGCAGCAAATTTTTGTATCAGCGTCGATGAGATCCTACCCAAGATTACATCTCCCGACAGCGAGATGATCATGGCCTTTGACGACAACGGCGCCCTAGCAGGAACAGTTGGCGTATTTCACCGCAGCGACGACTTGGCAAGGCTCTTCTACCTCGCCGTGGACCAAACTCTTCACCGAGGCGGACTTGGACGACAGGTTCTCGAGTATGCTGAGGGATACTGTCAGAGGACTTGGGGTGTTAAGAAGTTGGGGCTTGATGCGCTCACGTTGCGCAAGGAGCTTATTGCGTGGTATATGAGGCGTGGGTATGTCCCGACGGGTGAAATTACGCCGTTTCCTGTGGACAAGCTTAATGGAAGGGCTTTGCCTGAGGGGTTGGGGTttgttgagatggagaaggaagcaAAGTTGGAGGCATAA
- a CDS encoding BZIP domain-containing protein translates to MAAASASNGTPTDCHSTSDFCFEPSGGLLDLLPEQYDNYDFANLDTDAIYQSLDWNLDASVGVLDGAVLPDMNTTGVGQDLGIGEDFLSQEPPLINITNTLQQQPTSSPPLAPPTTTSNNKSPSIPGTSTFSLHPSPAASSSSGSSSSHKRKSSPEDESAAVALKRQRNTLAARKYRQKRLDRISELEAALAAMTSERDDMRLQLVRREAEVDALREMLSKK, encoded by the exons atggcagcagcaagcgCATC CAATGGGACGCCGACGGATTGCCATAGTACCAGCGACTTCTGCTTCGAGCCCAGCGGAGGACTTCTGGACTTGCTCCCCGAACAATACGACAACTACGACTTTGCAAACTTGGACACCGACGCCATCTACCAGAGCTTGGATTGGAACTTGGATGCCTCTGTTGGTGTTCTTGACGGTGCTGTCTTGCCCGATATGAACACTACTGGTGTTGGACAGGATCTTGGCATTGGAGAGGATTTCCTCTCGCAAGAGCCGCCTCTtatcaacatcaccaacactctgcaacaacaaccaacatcatcaccacccctCGCTCCCCCAACGACAACAAGCAACAACAAATCCCCCTCTATCCCAGGAACGTCCACCTTTTCTCTCCACCCCTCCCCAGccgcctcctcatcttccggctcttcatcctcccacAAGCGCAAGTCCTCACCTGAGGACGAATCCGCTGCCGTGGCCCTCAAGCGTCAGCGCAACACCCTCGCGGCTCGCAAATACCGTCAAAAGCGTCTCGACCGCATCTCAGAGCTCGAGGCAGCCCTAGCCGCTATGACAAGCGAGAGGGATGACATGCGTCTACAACTGGTACGCCGTGAGGCCGAGGTGGATGCCCTACGGGAGATGTTGAGCAAGAAGTAA
- a CDS encoding Acyl carrier protein, whose product MFRTAVLRSVARVAARPAAVTRFAVAAPRAATAVVVPKIQSFQGVRFYSAGGALNKEEVEGRIMSLLQGFDKVNDVSNIKPSAHFANDLGLDSLDTVEVVMAIEEEFSIEIPDKDADSIHSVSQAVEYILHQPDAN is encoded by the exons ATGTTCCGTACCGCCGTTCTCCGATCCGTCGCCCGCGTCGCCGCCCGACCCGCCGCCGTGACAAGATTCGCCGTCGCTGCCCCCCGCGCCGCTAccgccgtcgtcgtccccAAGATCCAGAGCTTCCAGGGTGTGCGGTTTTACAGCGCCGGCGGTGCGCTTaacaaggaggaggtcgagggtcGCATCATGAGCTTGCTGCAGGGCTTTGACAAG GTCAACGATGTCTCCAAC ATCAAGCCCTCCGCTCACTTCGCCAacgacctcggcctcgactcTCTCGACACCGTCGAAGtcgtcatggccatcgaggaggagttCAGCATCGAGATCCCCGACAAGGATGCCGACTCTATCCACTCTG TCAGCCAGGCTGTCGAGTACATCCTCCACCAGCCCGACGCCAACTAA